Proteins from one Alicyclobacillus vulcanalis genomic window:
- the pgeF gene encoding peptidoglycan editing factor PgeF — MRLLTDVVGQHGGLGIRPPFAGPGVRAMFFFRHLDTWPAADADVSARLLGVEAARENRARLLERAGMGACAVCTVRQVHGDRVIRVDAPEESAVEADGMVTDVPGLALGILVADCAPVLLYDPVRRAVGACHSGWRGTVDEIVARTVERMRDAYGTDPGDLHVAIGPCIRRCCYEVDHAVAERVQGTPLAPALLPRFGRPGKYMFSLPHAIRLSAMNAGVRPDRIHDAGICTSCRNRHLFSHRREGERAGRQMAVIALETGE; from the coding sequence ATGCGCTTGCTGACGGACGTCGTTGGACAACATGGCGGCCTGGGGATTCGCCCGCCGTTTGCGGGCCCGGGTGTGCGCGCCATGTTTTTCTTTCGCCATCTGGATACTTGGCCCGCCGCGGACGCAGACGTCTCCGCGCGCCTCTTGGGAGTGGAGGCGGCCAGGGAAAACCGGGCGCGCCTGTTGGAGCGGGCGGGTATGGGGGCTTGTGCCGTCTGCACCGTGCGCCAAGTGCATGGCGACCGCGTGATCCGCGTGGATGCGCCGGAGGAGTCTGCGGTCGAGGCCGACGGCATGGTGACCGATGTCCCTGGCCTCGCGCTCGGCATCCTGGTGGCGGACTGCGCGCCGGTTCTGCTGTACGATCCCGTCCGACGCGCGGTGGGCGCGTGCCACTCCGGGTGGCGGGGGACCGTGGACGAGATTGTCGCCCGCACCGTGGAGCGGATGCGCGACGCGTACGGCACGGATCCGGGCGATCTTCACGTCGCGATCGGCCCGTGCATTCGCCGCTGCTGTTATGAGGTGGACCACGCCGTGGCTGAACGCGTGCAGGGGACGCCGCTCGCGCCCGCCCTGTTGCCTCGGTTCGGGCGGCCTGGAAAATATATGTTTAGCCTGCCGCATGCGATCCGCCTGAGCGCGATGAACGCCGGCGTCCGGCCGGATCGCATCCACGACGCGGGCATCTGCACGTCTTGCCGCAACCGGCATCTGTTTTCGCACCGGCGCGAGGGAGAGCGGGCTGGGCGGCAGATGGCCGTGATCGCGCTTGAGACGGGGGAATGA
- a CDS encoding YggT family protein — protein sequence MDGLADAVQWMFAIYFIVLMTGAVIQMLPNVEQHAVSRFISACCEPYLWVFRRHLPRLRLGRTAVDVSWLAAVVVFLIVEAGVDTTLTQLTAS from the coding sequence GTGGACGGTTTGGCCGACGCCGTGCAATGGATGTTTGCCATCTATTTCATCGTGCTCATGACGGGCGCCGTCATCCAGATGCTGCCTAACGTAGAGCAGCACGCGGTGAGCCGGTTCATTTCGGCGTGCTGCGAGCCTTACCTCTGGGTGTTTCGACGCCACCTCCCGCGGCTGCGCCTGGGGCGGACGGCCGTCGATGTGTCGTGGCTCGCCGCCGTCGTGGTATTCCTCATCGTCGAGGCCGGCGTGGATACGACACTCACGCAGTTGACAGCCAGCTGA
- the sigG gene encoding RNA polymerase sporulation sigma factor SigG, which translates to MKRNKVEICGVNTSQLPVLTNAQMRELFEQLRAGDTSAREKLVNGNLRLVLSVIQRFNNRGEYVDDLFQVGCIGLMKAIDNFDLSQNVRFSTYAVPMIVGEIRRYLRDNNPIRVSRSLRDIAYKALQVRDMLASKHLREPSIVEIANEMNLPKEEVVFALDAIQDPVSMFEPIYHDGGDPIYVMDQIHDDREKDSAWVEGIALREAMRKLSDREKKILAKRFYEGKTQMEVADEIGISQAQVSRLEKAAIHRMYKHIQS; encoded by the coding sequence TTGAAGCGCAACAAGGTGGAGATCTGCGGCGTCAACACTTCTCAGCTTCCCGTTCTGACCAATGCTCAGATGCGCGAGCTGTTCGAACAACTTCGCGCGGGGGACACCTCGGCGCGCGAAAAGCTGGTCAACGGCAACTTGCGCTTGGTCTTATCCGTGATTCAGCGATTCAACAACCGCGGGGAATACGTGGACGACTTGTTTCAGGTCGGCTGTATTGGCTTGATGAAGGCCATCGACAACTTTGACCTCAGCCAGAACGTGCGCTTTTCCACCTATGCGGTCCCGATGATTGTCGGGGAAATCCGCAGGTATTTGCGGGACAACAATCCCATTCGCGTCAGCCGTTCCCTCCGCGACATTGCGTACAAAGCGCTCCAGGTTCGCGACATGCTCGCGTCCAAGCATCTTCGCGAACCATCCATCGTCGAGATCGCCAACGAGATGAACCTGCCGAAAGAAGAAGTGGTCTTCGCGCTGGACGCGATTCAGGATCCCGTCTCGATGTTTGAGCCCATCTATCACGACGGCGGCGACCCGATTTACGTCATGGATCAAATTCACGATGATCGCGAAAAGGACTCGGCGTGGGTCGAGGGCATCGCGCTGCGGGAGGCGATGCGAAAGCTGTCGGATCGGGAGAAAAAGATCCTGGCAAAGCGCTTTTACGAGGGAAAGACGCAAATGGAGGTGGCGGACGAGATCGGCATCTCCCAAGCCCAGGTCTCGCGCTTGGAAAAGGCCGCGATCCACCGCATGTACAAACACATCCAGTCGTAA
- a CDS encoding YlmC/YmxH family sporulation protein, giving the protein MVRISELQSKDVVNVEDGKRLGTIGDLEIDLDSGLIRAIVIPGQTKFFGMVGGSQDYIIPWSQIVKIGADVILVDLRPPGEPGYYLPPQSGKRGTGGY; this is encoded by the coding sequence GTGGTGCGCATTTCTGAGCTTCAGTCGAAGGACGTGGTGAACGTCGAAGACGGCAAGCGGCTCGGCACCATCGGCGATTTGGAGATCGATCTCGACAGCGGACTCATTCGCGCGATTGTCATTCCGGGCCAGACCAAGTTCTTTGGCATGGTGGGCGGATCGCAGGATTACATCATACCGTGGAGTCAAATTGTGAAGATCGGCGCGGACGTCATCCTCGTGGACCTGCGTCCGCCCGGGGAACCTGGATACTACCTCCCTCCGCAGTCCGGCAAACGAGGCACGGGCGGGTACTGA
- a CDS encoding YggS family pyridoxal phosphate-dependent enzyme, which produces MDYGFVQERAREIRARVEAACRRVGRDPAGVRIVAVTKTASPDVLPALHAAGIRDVGENRWQIARDKLQHEAAALFEWHFIGTLQTNKVKYVVPRFGWVHSLDRAELARALSQEAVRRGVTVQVLIQVNVSGETQKHGVAPEEAEALLRLARELPGLSVRGLMTMAPAVDDPEAARPVFAALRELRDELQSRLSLEGLSDLSMGMSDDFEVAVEEGATLVRIGRKLVNP; this is translated from the coding sequence GTGGACTACGGATTCGTGCAGGAGAGGGCGCGGGAGATTCGCGCGCGGGTGGAGGCGGCCTGTCGCCGCGTGGGGCGCGATCCGGCGGGCGTGCGCATCGTAGCTGTGACGAAGACCGCGTCTCCTGACGTGCTGCCGGCGCTACACGCTGCGGGGATTCGCGATGTGGGCGAGAACCGCTGGCAAATCGCGCGGGACAAGCTTCAGCACGAGGCGGCGGCTTTGTTCGAGTGGCACTTCATTGGCACGCTGCAGACCAACAAAGTCAAGTACGTCGTGCCGCGCTTCGGATGGGTTCACTCGCTGGACCGCGCAGAACTGGCTCGTGCGCTGTCCCAAGAGGCGGTGAGGCGTGGCGTCACCGTTCAAGTGCTCATCCAGGTGAATGTGAGCGGGGAAACCCAGAAGCACGGTGTGGCGCCTGAAGAAGCGGAGGCGCTTCTGCGGCTTGCTCGCGAGCTTCCAGGGCTTTCGGTTCGCGGGCTGATGACCATGGCGCCTGCCGTCGATGACCCCGAGGCCGCGCGACCCGTCTTTGCAGCGCTGCGCGAGCTGCGGGACGAACTCCAATCTCGCCTGTCCCTCGAAGGGCTGAGCGATCTTTCCATGGGCATGTCGGACGACTTTGAGGTGGCCGTGGAAGAGGGTGCCACCCTGGTGCGCATCGGGCGCAAACTCGTCAATCCGTGA
- the sigE gene encoding RNA polymerase sporulation sigma factor SigE, producing MYAFQLFETKRRLALLRLRLLYIRLRIRLLGQPDEVYYVGGSEALPPPLTKEEEQYLLERLPSGDPSVRSMLIERNLRLVVYIARKFENTGVNIEDLVSIGTIGLIKAVNTFDPSKKIKLATYASRCIENEILMYLRRNNKLRAEVSLDEPLNVDWDGNELLLSDVLGTDSDTIYRNLEDEVDRELLYDALDKLSERERTIMELRFGLGTGQEMTQKDVADLLGISQSYISRLEKRILKRLQREFNKMM from the coding sequence ATGTACGCGTTCCAGCTTTTCGAGACCAAGCGCCGCCTCGCGCTCCTTCGGCTTCGCCTCCTTTACATCCGCCTGCGGATTCGCCTCCTGGGCCAGCCGGATGAGGTCTATTACGTCGGCGGCAGCGAGGCCCTGCCTCCGCCGCTCACCAAGGAGGAGGAGCAATATCTTCTTGAGCGGCTTCCCTCGGGCGATCCGTCCGTCCGGTCGATGCTCATCGAGCGGAACCTGCGCCTCGTCGTCTACATCGCTCGCAAGTTCGAGAACACGGGCGTGAACATTGAGGATCTCGTCTCCATCGGGACCATCGGCCTCATCAAGGCGGTCAACACGTTCGATCCGTCCAAGAAGATTAAGCTCGCGACCTACGCGTCCCGGTGCATCGAGAATGAAATCCTGATGTACCTGCGCCGCAACAACAAGCTGCGCGCCGAAGTGTCGCTGGACGAGCCGCTGAACGTGGACTGGGACGGGAACGAGCTCCTTTTGTCGGACGTCCTGGGCACCGACTCGGATACCATTTACAGGAATCTCGAGGACGAGGTGGACCGAGAACTGCTTTACGACGCCCTCGACAAGCTGAGCGAGCGGGAACGAACCATCATGGAGCTTCGGTTTGGCCTTGGCACAGGGCAAGAAATGACGCAAAAGGACGTGGCTGATCTGCTCGGCATTTCTCAATCCTACATATCGCGTCTGGAGAAGCGCATCCTCAAGCGGCTGCAGCGGGAATTCAACAAAATGATGTGA